TCCACTACTGCCGGGAGACCCAGCAGGGTGCCTTGGTCCATGTGACCGGCCTGACCCGCACCCGCTCCAACGAGGTAATGATCCTGGACGACGCCTGCCGGCGCAATCTGGAAATCAATGCCACCTTGCGCAACGGCGAACGCCGGGGAAGCCTGCTGGGGGTGCTGGATGTGACCGCCACCCCCATGGGCGGACGACTGCTTTCCCAGTGGCTGAACCATCCGTTGCAGGACGCGGCCCGGATCCGCGCCCGTCAGGCGGGCGTGGCCCGACTGCTGGCAGACCACGCGGCGCGGGACACCATCCGGGAGGAACTCAGAGGGGTCCACGACCTGGAACGGCTGGTGGGTCGGGTGGCCATGGGACGGGCTTCGCCACGGGATCTGGGGGCGTTGCGGGACACCTTGTCCCGGCTGCCCGCGCTGGTGGCCCTGGTGCCCACGGCAGAACCAACCGCCATCCAGTTGCTGGCACTCGTCCAGCAGCTCACCGGCCACGAAATCCTGCGACAACGACTGACCGCCACCCTGACCGAATCCCCCCCATTGCGCCTGGCCGACGGTGGCGTGATCGCAGCCGGGGTCCATGAGGAGCTGGACCAGTGCCGTCTGCTGGCCGTGGACGGCAAAGGGGTACTGGGAGAGCTGGAAAAACGGGAACGGGAACGCCTCGGCATCGCGTCTCTCAAGATCAAGTTTCATCAAAGTTTCGGCTACACCCTGGAGGTGCCCCGCACCCAGACCGCCAAGATCCCCTACGACTACCGCATCCAGCAGACCATGACCAACTCGGTGCGTTATGTCACGCCGGAACTCAAGGAACTGGAAGAAAAAATCCTCAACGCCGAAGAGCGCATGACCGCCTTAGAGGCGGAACTGTTCGCCCGACTGCTGGCGGAGGTGGCGGAGGAAACCCCGGGATTGCAACGCTGCGCCCAGGCGCTGGCCACCCTGGATGTGCTGGCGGCCTTCGCCCATCTGGCGGAACGCCACGACTACCGCTGTCCGGAGATCAACTCCGGAAACGGCATTCACATCCGGAACGGACGCCATCCGGTGGTGGAAAGCCTGAATCCACGGGAGTTCACCCCCAACGACACCCACCTGGATGCGGATGACAAACGGGTGGCCCTGATCACCGGCCCCAACATGGGGGGCAAATCCACCTTCATGCGTCAGACCGCCTTGATCACCCTCATGGCCCACACCGGCTGTTTCGTCCCGGCGGAAGAGGCCCGCATCGGCCTGACCGACCGGATCTTCACCCGTGTGGGGGCGGCGGACGATCTGGCCGGAGGACAATCCACCTTCATGGTGGAGATGACCGAGACCGCCTATATTCTCAATCATGCC
This genomic stretch from Magnetococcales bacterium harbors:
- the mutS gene encoding DNA mismatch repair protein MutS translates to MSTPPHTPAMAQYLAIKADHPGMLLFYRMGDFYELFFDDAKEASEILDVALTQRGLSAGEPVPMAGVPARALDEYLKKAVLAGRKVAICEQMEPPGTSKGPLRRAVVRVVTRGTLTEETLLAPRQDNFLVALCPPLDRTGTRRKTTGDVGVAALELSTGQFQVGAPGSWDEAAAALSALNPAEILLPRGWEPPEALIPWPERITRRAEWVFDPLQAANALKDHFRAATLDGFGIGDSPVCVASAGALIHYCRETQQGALVHVTGLTRTRSNEVMILDDACRRNLEINATLRNGERRGSLLGVLDVTATPMGGRLLSQWLNHPLQDAARIRARQAGVARLLADHAARDTIREELRGVHDLERLVGRVAMGRASPRDLGALRDTLSRLPALVALVPTAEPTAIQLLALVQQLTGHEILRQRLTATLTESPPLRLADGGVIAAGVHEELDQCRLLAVDGKGVLGELEKRERERLGIASLKIKFHQSFGYTLEVPRTQTAKIPYDYRIQQTMTNSVRYVTPELKELEEKILNAEERMTALEAELFARLLAEVAEETPGLQRCAQALATLDVLAAFAHLAERHDYRCPEINSGNGIHIRNGRHPVVESLNPREFTPNDTHLDADDKRVALITGPNMGGKSTFMRQTALITLMAHTGCFVPAEEARIGLTDRIFTRVGAADDLAGGQSTFMVEMTETAYILNHATTRSLVILDEIGRGTSTLDGLAIAWAVVERIHSAIRCRTLFATHFHELTQLESLLPGLFNLTVAIKETHDGILFLHTIAPGAADRSYGIHVAQLAGLPRSVTERASEILTRLESVAPQHRPATIPPPPAQRQLNLFNDPDPPLVRELKAMDIDAFSPRQALEALYRLKKMIPH